The Amycolatopsis mongoliensis genome includes a window with the following:
- a CDS encoding response regulator transcription factor has product MPNLLVVEDDAAIGSVLESTLRLHGYQVCWRRDGRTALQAAEAGDFDLVLLDLGLPDLDGVEVCRRLRAALPASVLVILTARQEEMDVVVGLDAGADDYLTKPIRLGELLARVRAHLRRGAPAAARPPVTVGGLTVDIAGRRATLGGREVVLRAKEFDLLARLAEQPGVAVSRETLMAEVWDAHWYGSTKTLDVHIAAVRRKLTSAAGPGAEVPRIATLRGHGYRLEDPTRTLAEG; this is encoded by the coding sequence ATGCCGAACCTGCTGGTGGTGGAAGACGACGCCGCGATCGGCAGCGTGCTCGAATCGACCCTGCGACTGCACGGTTACCAGGTGTGCTGGCGCCGCGACGGCCGCACCGCCCTGCAGGCCGCCGAGGCCGGCGACTTCGACCTCGTGCTGCTCGACCTCGGTCTCCCCGACCTCGACGGCGTCGAGGTCTGCCGCCGCCTGCGGGCCGCGCTGCCCGCCTCGGTGCTGGTCATCCTCACCGCCCGGCAGGAGGAGATGGACGTCGTCGTCGGCCTCGACGCCGGCGCCGACGACTACCTCACCAAGCCGATCCGGCTGGGCGAGCTGCTGGCCCGGGTGCGCGCGCACCTCCGCCGCGGCGCGCCGGCCGCGGCCCGGCCCCCGGTGACCGTCGGCGGGCTGACCGTCGACATCGCCGGCCGCCGCGCCACCCTGGGCGGACGCGAGGTGGTGCTGCGGGCCAAGGAGTTCGACCTGCTGGCGCGGCTGGCCGAGCAGCCCGGAGTCGCCGTCAGCCGCGAGACGCTGATGGCCGAGGTCTGGGACGCGCACTGGTACGGCTCGACGAAGACCCTGGACGTGCACATCGCGGCGGTGCGCCGCAAGCTCACCTCGGCGGCCGGGCCCGGGGCCGAGGTGCCCCGGATCGCCACCCTGCGCGGGCACGGGTACCGGCTGGAGGATCCCACGCGGACCCTCGCCGAAGGTTAG
- a CDS encoding sugar phosphate isomerase/epimerase family protein produces MDPRFSLNQITTKAWSLPEAVAGCAAAGVGWIGLWRDKVAETGVGEAARLLKEHGVRVSSLCRGGFFTGVTPEGSPVDGVAQTREAIDEAATLGADVLVLVVGGIAGNDLAASRQRVADAVGELAPYAGERGVRLGLEPLHPMQCAERSVLSTVDQAVKIAQEHPAEQVGVIVDEFHVWWDPRIEESIAAAAGRIAGFHVCDVLVPLPDPLLGRALPGDGPIDHRHLRARVEAAGYTGPIEVEVFNAGLWARPGAEVLAETVAAFERYVA; encoded by the coding sequence ATGGACCCGCGGTTCAGCCTCAACCAGATCACCACCAAGGCCTGGTCGCTGCCCGAAGCGGTGGCCGGGTGCGCCGCGGCCGGCGTCGGCTGGATCGGGCTGTGGCGGGACAAGGTCGCGGAAACCGGCGTCGGCGAGGCCGCGCGCCTGCTCAAGGAGCACGGCGTCCGGGTTTCGTCGTTGTGCCGCGGTGGGTTCTTCACCGGCGTGACGCCCGAAGGGTCCCCTGTGGACGGTGTGGCGCAGACGCGGGAGGCCATCGACGAGGCCGCGACGCTGGGTGCCGACGTCCTCGTGCTGGTCGTCGGCGGGATCGCGGGCAACGACCTCGCCGCGTCCCGGCAGCGGGTCGCGGACGCCGTGGGCGAGCTCGCGCCGTACGCCGGCGAGCGCGGCGTACGGCTCGGCCTGGAACCGCTGCACCCGATGCAGTGCGCGGAGCGGTCCGTTTTGTCCACTGTGGACCAGGCGGTGAAGATCGCCCAGGAGCACCCCGCCGAGCAGGTCGGGGTGATCGTCGACGAGTTCCACGTCTGGTGGGACCCGCGGATCGAGGAGTCGATCGCCGCGGCCGCCGGCCGGATCGCCGGCTTCCACGTGTGCGACGTCCTCGTGCCCCTGCCCGACCCGCTGCTGGGCCGCGCGCTGCCGGGCGACGGCCCGATCGACCACCGCCACCTGCGCGCCCGCGTCGAGGCCGCGGGCTACACCGGCCCGATCGAGGTCGAGGTGTTCAACGCCGGGCTGTGGGCCCGGCCGGGGGCGGAGGTGCTCGCCGAGACCGTCGCGGCGTTCGAGCGGTACGTGGCCTGA
- a CDS encoding LacI family DNA-binding transcriptional regulator, with protein MKARPHVTLEDVARSANVSLATASRVLNGTASVRADLRERVSAAAAELAYAPNAHAQALAGGTHRTVGVICHDVGDPYFAAIAGGVMRVATDNGLLVMLAGTFRDPDREVAYVSTLRAQRAAAILLIGSAFEDRAWERAMAAELEPYRRGGGQVAAVSRHRGLKIDTVQPDNKGGAAALAEALVGLGHKRFAVLAGPRKLSTVVDRLAGFTDALAGHGITLREDDVVEAAFTRDGGYEATKRLLAGRKRKLPTCVFAVTDVMAIGALTALREEGLSVPGDISVAGFDDIPVVRDLVPALTTVRLPLEELGERAMDLAIKGAGGTRPRTVRLSGEVVLRESTARPKR; from the coding sequence ATGAAGGCCCGGCCGCACGTGACACTGGAAGACGTGGCACGCAGCGCGAACGTCTCGCTCGCGACGGCGTCGCGGGTGCTCAACGGCACCGCGTCCGTCCGCGCCGACCTGCGGGAGCGGGTTTCCGCCGCCGCGGCCGAGCTGGCCTACGCCCCGAACGCGCACGCGCAGGCGCTCGCCGGCGGCACGCACCGCACGGTCGGCGTGATCTGCCACGACGTCGGCGACCCGTACTTCGCCGCGATCGCCGGCGGGGTGATGCGGGTGGCCACCGACAACGGGCTGCTCGTCATGCTGGCCGGCACCTTCCGCGACCCGGACCGCGAGGTCGCCTACGTCTCGACGCTGCGCGCGCAGCGAGCCGCCGCCATCCTGCTGATCGGCTCGGCGTTCGAGGACCGCGCGTGGGAACGCGCGATGGCGGCCGAGCTGGAGCCGTACCGCCGCGGCGGCGGGCAGGTCGCGGCGGTCAGCCGGCACCGCGGGCTCAAGATCGACACCGTCCAGCCGGACAACAAGGGCGGCGCCGCGGCGCTGGCCGAGGCGCTGGTCGGGCTCGGCCACAAGCGGTTCGCCGTGCTCGCCGGGCCGCGGAAGCTGAGCACGGTCGTCGACCGGCTGGCGGGGTTCACCGACGCGCTCGCCGGACACGGCATCACCCTGCGCGAAGACGACGTCGTCGAGGCCGCCTTCACCCGCGACGGCGGCTACGAAGCGACGAAGCGGCTGCTCGCCGGCCGCAAGCGCAAGCTGCCGACCTGCGTCTTCGCCGTCACCGACGTGATGGCGATCGGCGCGCTGACGGCGTTGCGCGAGGAAGGCCTGTCCGTGCCCGGCGACATCTCGGTCGCCGGCTTCGACGACATCCCGGTGGTCCGCGACCTGGTCCCGGCGCTGACCACGGTCCGGCTGCCGCTGGAGGAGCTGGGCGAGCGGGCGATGGACCTGGCGATCAAGGGGGCCGGGGGCACCCGGCCGCGGACCGTCCGGCTTTCCGGCGAGGTCGTCCTGCGAGAAAGCACCGCGCGCCCCAAGCGCTGA
- a CDS encoding nitroreductase family deazaflavin-dependent oxidoreductase — MLFGDEHVRRYEETDGEVGHEWKEGVPTLVLTTKGRKTGQERKFALIYQEVDGNPVIVASKGGAPNHPGWYFNLVETPEVGVQVKADKFTARARTAEGEERAKLWEKLAAVWPDYNEYAKKTDREIPVVVLERV, encoded by the coding sequence ATGCTGTTCGGTGACGAGCACGTCCGCCGCTACGAGGAGACCGACGGCGAGGTCGGCCACGAGTGGAAGGAAGGCGTCCCGACACTGGTGCTGACCACGAAGGGCCGCAAGACCGGCCAGGAGCGCAAGTTCGCCCTGATCTACCAGGAGGTCGACGGCAACCCGGTGATCGTGGCCTCCAAGGGTGGCGCGCCGAACCACCCCGGCTGGTACTTCAACCTCGTCGAGACCCCCGAGGTCGGCGTGCAGGTCAAGGCCGACAAGTTCACCGCCCGCGCCCGTACGGCCGAGGGCGAGGAGCGCGCGAAGCTGTGGGAGAAGCTCGCCGCCGTCTGGCCGGACTACAACGAGTACGCGAAGAAGACCGACCGCGAGATCCCCGTGGTGGTGCTCGAGCGCGTGTGA
- a CDS encoding nucleotidyltransferase family protein, producing the protein MADFERLQDILSHNEILVELLHRAREFDLPHWYFAAGCVVQTVWNVLSERGAARGIQDYDLVYHDAADLGWDAEDRVIRTVAARCEDLPAEVEVRNEARVHLWYEAKFGLPCRPYPTTESAIDAFPSVCSCIGVRLERDGTWHFHAPRGLDDLFAMVVRPNPVLAPREVYETKAARWLTQWPRLRVLPWP; encoded by the coding sequence ATGGCGGACTTCGAACGACTTCAGGACATCCTGTCGCACAACGAGATCCTCGTCGAGCTGCTGCACCGCGCCCGGGAGTTCGACCTGCCGCACTGGTACTTCGCGGCGGGCTGCGTGGTGCAGACCGTGTGGAACGTCCTGAGCGAACGGGGAGCCGCACGCGGGATCCAGGACTACGACCTCGTCTACCACGACGCGGCCGACCTCGGCTGGGACGCGGAAGACCGCGTGATCCGGACCGTGGCGGCCCGGTGCGAAGACCTGCCCGCCGAGGTGGAAGTGCGCAACGAAGCCCGCGTGCACCTCTGGTACGAAGCCAAGTTCGGCCTGCCCTGCCGTCCCTACCCGACCACGGAGTCGGCGATCGACGCCTTCCCGTCGGTCTGTTCGTGCATCGGTGTCCGCCTCGAGCGGGACGGGACCTGGCACTTCCACGCACCCCGCGGGCTCGACGACCTCTTCGCCATGGTCGTCCGGCCGAACCCCGTGCTCGCCCCGCGCGAGGTCTACGAAACCAAAGCCGCCCGGTGGCTGACCCAGTGGCCGCGGTTGCGGGTGCTGCCGTGGCCCTGA
- a CDS encoding sensor histidine kinase, with protein sequence MRRRITSLTVLAALVATVLFALPLGIAVWQYYHDDTKSDLERAADAAALAVSDDLAAGRTPALPPLDEQDDEAGGEVAVYAPDGRLLAGRGPAAGGPVERQAAKAKVDLVIGREGDEMALAVPVVNGSRVTGVVRAALPLTELRLRIVLTWLGMAGLAVATTGVSWLMARRSTRRLVRPLEELAAAAERLGDGDFTARSPRAGIAEIDQVGEALDTTAVRIGETLDRERAFSAEASHQLRTPLTGLRLQLEAALQTPGADPYEAIRAGIASADRLERTIDDLLALGRERRAPRAELDLDALLDELRQSGEALLGPRGRALRIVRQDPPPARVAAAAVRQVLGVLLDNAVTHGRGTVTVVARDAGDTLAVDVADEGPDLGETDPFAAAPGGTGIGLPLARSLAEAEGGRLRLSKPEPPTFTLLLPAAE encoded by the coding sequence GTGCGCCGCCGGATCACCTCGCTGACAGTGCTGGCCGCACTCGTCGCCACCGTGCTGTTCGCGCTGCCGCTGGGCATCGCGGTGTGGCAGTACTACCACGACGACACGAAGAGCGACCTGGAGCGGGCCGCGGACGCCGCCGCGCTCGCCGTGTCGGACGACCTGGCCGCCGGGCGGACGCCGGCCCTGCCCCCGCTCGACGAGCAGGACGACGAAGCCGGGGGCGAAGTCGCCGTCTACGCCCCGGACGGGCGGCTGCTCGCCGGGCGCGGGCCCGCCGCCGGCGGTCCGGTCGAGCGGCAGGCGGCGAAGGCCAAGGTGGACCTCGTCATCGGCCGCGAAGGCGACGAAATGGCCCTGGCGGTGCCGGTGGTCAACGGCTCCCGGGTGACCGGCGTGGTCCGCGCCGCGCTGCCCCTGACCGAGCTGCGGCTGCGGATCGTGCTGACCTGGCTCGGCATGGCCGGGCTCGCGGTCGCGACGACCGGGGTGAGCTGGCTGATGGCCCGGCGGTCCACCAGGCGGCTGGTACGTCCCCTGGAGGAGCTTGCCGCCGCGGCCGAGCGGCTCGGCGACGGCGACTTCACCGCCCGGTCACCCCGCGCGGGCATCGCCGAGATCGACCAGGTCGGCGAGGCGCTCGACACCACCGCGGTCCGGATCGGCGAGACGCTGGACCGCGAGCGCGCGTTCTCGGCGGAGGCGTCGCACCAGCTGCGGACCCCGCTGACCGGGCTGCGCCTGCAGCTCGAAGCCGCGTTGCAGACCCCGGGCGCCGACCCGTACGAGGCGATCCGCGCCGGGATCGCCTCCGCCGACCGGCTGGAACGCACCATCGACGACCTCCTGGCGCTGGGCCGGGAACGCCGGGCGCCCCGCGCGGAGCTCGACCTCGACGCCCTCCTCGACGAACTCCGGCAGTCGGGCGAAGCCCTGCTGGGGCCGCGCGGGCGGGCGCTGCGGATCGTCCGGCAGGACCCGCCGCCCGCGCGCGTGGCGGCCGCGGCCGTGCGGCAGGTGCTCGGCGTGCTGCTCGACAACGCGGTGACGCACGGGCGGGGCACGGTCACCGTGGTGGCCCGCGACGCCGGGGACACGCTCGCCGTCGACGTCGCCGACGAAGGCCCCGACCTCGGCGAGACCGACCCGTTCGCCGCCGCGCCCGGCGGCACCGGAATCGGCCTGCCGCTCGCGCGCAGCCTCGCCGAAGCGGAGGGCGGCAGGCTGCGGCTGAGCAAGCCGGAGCCGCCGACGTTCACGCTGCTGCTCCCCGCCGCCGAGTGA
- a CDS encoding DUF993 family protein, whose translation MLLLPVPGGGLVKWAPSGPPPPAPPGEPPSSRIAYAAAHVVADALADEPGAVDWDTTLAFREHLWSCGLGVAEAMDTAQRGMGLDWATTKELVTRTGVIAAGRRWCAGVGTDQLPAGPATPASIVDAWREQLDLVGGAGAVPVVMASRALAAAARGPGDYHAAYGKLLSEASGPVLLHWLGEQFDPALAGYWGHDDVRAAARELAALCAEHAGTVAGVKVSVLDAEVETEFRRALPAGVACYTGDDFHYPQLIAGDDRGHSEALLGIFDPIAPVAAAGLRRLDDGDRAGFHALLDPTVPLAREIFRAPTRHYKTGVVFLAYLNGHQEHFRMLAGNESARTITHLATLLRLADAAGALADPELAVARMRPLLQAAGVA comes from the coding sequence ATGCTCCTGCTCCCGGTCCCCGGCGGCGGGCTCGTGAAGTGGGCACCATCCGGCCCACCGCCGCCCGCGCCACCGGGTGAACCCCCGTCGTCGCGGATCGCCTACGCCGCCGCGCACGTCGTCGCCGACGCGCTGGCCGACGAGCCCGGCGCCGTGGACTGGGACACGACGCTGGCCTTCCGCGAGCACCTCTGGTCGTGCGGGCTCGGCGTCGCGGAGGCCATGGACACCGCACAGCGCGGCATGGGCCTCGACTGGGCCACGACGAAGGAACTGGTCACCCGCACCGGGGTGATCGCCGCGGGACGCCGGTGGTGCGCCGGCGTCGGCACCGACCAGCTGCCGGCGGGACCGGCCACTCCGGCGTCCATTGTGGACGCCTGGCGGGAGCAGCTGGACCTGGTCGGCGGCGCGGGCGCGGTCCCGGTCGTCATGGCGAGCCGGGCACTGGCCGCGGCGGCGCGAGGTCCCGGCGACTACCACGCGGCCTACGGGAAGCTGCTGTCCGAGGCGAGCGGACCGGTCCTGCTGCACTGGCTGGGCGAGCAGTTCGACCCGGCGCTGGCCGGGTACTGGGGGCACGACGACGTCCGCGCCGCGGCCCGCGAGCTGGCGGCCCTGTGCGCCGAGCACGCGGGCACCGTCGCCGGGGTGAAGGTCTCGGTCCTGGACGCCGAGGTGGAGACGGAGTTCCGGCGCGCGCTGCCCGCAGGCGTCGCCTGCTACACCGGCGACGACTTCCACTACCCGCAGCTCATCGCCGGCGACGACCGGGGCCACAGCGAGGCCCTGCTCGGCATCTTCGACCCGATCGCGCCGGTCGCCGCGGCGGGGCTGCGTCGGCTGGACGACGGCGACCGCGCGGGGTTCCACGCCCTGCTCGACCCGACCGTGCCACTGGCGCGCGAGATCTTCCGCGCCCCGACCCGGCACTACAAGACCGGCGTTGTCTTCCTCGCCTACTTGAACGGCCATCAAGAGCACTTCCGGATGCTCGCCGGGAACGAGTCCGCGCGCACGATCACCCACCTCGCCACGCTGCTGCGGCTGGCCGACGCGGCCGGCGCGCTCGCCGACCCCGAGCTGGCCGTCGCCCGGATGCGGCCGCTGCTGCAGGCCGCGGGGGTGGCGTGA
- a CDS encoding GNAT family N-acetyltransferase produces the protein MGRPEILRATPAQAGALTALMHASAAYQGDYASILDGYAVTPAYIAGNPTFAAMAGDELLGFYSLLEDPPELDILFVADAAQGLGLGARLIAHMLREARARGMRDVRVVSHPPALPFYLRMGARRTGTIPAAPPKVRWDRPELRFDVPTG, from the coding sequence ATGGGCCGGCCCGAAATCCTCCGCGCGACACCGGCGCAAGCCGGCGCCCTGACCGCCTTGATGCACGCTTCGGCCGCATACCAGGGCGACTACGCGTCCATCCTCGACGGCTACGCGGTCACGCCCGCCTACATCGCGGGCAACCCGACCTTCGCCGCCATGGCCGGCGACGAGCTGCTCGGCTTCTACTCGCTGCTCGAAGATCCCCCGGAACTCGACATCCTGTTCGTGGCGGACGCCGCGCAGGGGCTCGGCCTCGGCGCGCGCCTGATCGCGCACATGCTCCGGGAAGCCCGGGCGCGGGGGATGCGCGACGTCCGCGTCGTCTCGCATCCGCCCGCGCTGCCGTTCTACCTCCGCATGGGCGCGCGGCGCACCGGCACGATCCCGGCGGCCCCGCCGAAGGTCCGGTGGGACCGGCCGGAGCTGCGCTTCGACGTCCCTACAGGTTGA
- a CDS encoding IclR family transcriptional regulator, with translation MMAEDDGAVRSVLRAFDLLALFTEHHRTWAVKDLTAASGLAKTTVLRLVATCEQRGLLWTRPDGRVTVGPGMLRWAQLANTAWQLPEPVRQVLRELAQEYGETVNLYVRSTEVLVCVAQQEGSRAIRHVGRVGDELPLGCGAAGQVLAGAAEGTAVSHGEPEPGASSVAAAVLDGDGRLLAALAVTGPTTRFTAEAVARFGAGVTEASRRISRIGFGARPE, from the coding sequence ATGATGGCGGAAGACGACGGAGCGGTCCGGAGCGTGCTGCGCGCGTTCGACCTGCTCGCTCTCTTCACCGAGCATCACCGGACGTGGGCGGTCAAGGACCTCACCGCCGCCAGCGGCCTCGCGAAGACCACGGTTCTGCGGCTGGTCGCCACCTGCGAACAGCGCGGCCTGCTCTGGACGCGCCCGGACGGGCGGGTCACCGTCGGGCCGGGGATGCTGCGCTGGGCCCAGCTGGCCAACACCGCGTGGCAGCTGCCCGAGCCGGTCCGCCAGGTCCTGCGCGAGCTGGCGCAGGAATACGGCGAAACGGTCAATTTGTACGTCCGCAGCACCGAAGTGCTCGTCTGCGTGGCCCAGCAGGAGGGCTCGCGGGCCATCCGGCACGTCGGCCGCGTCGGGGACGAGCTGCCGCTCGGGTGCGGGGCCGCCGGGCAGGTGCTCGCCGGCGCGGCCGAGGGCACCGCGGTCAGCCACGGCGAGCCGGAGCCGGGCGCGTCCAGCGTCGCCGCCGCGGTGCTCGACGGCGACGGGCGGCTGCTGGCGGCGCTGGCGGTCACCGGCCCCACCACGCGCTTCACGGCCGAGGCCGTGGCGAGGTTCGGCGCGGGAGTGACGGAAGCCTCACGGCGCATTTCGCGCATCGGTTTCGGTGCCCGGCCGGAGTAG
- a CDS encoding lysophospholipid acyltransferase family protein produces the protein MDRWTALDIEGELLTRRQMIAYGRRFARAGRGAWYSFAIEVVWQFLVQTTRFRVRGSHHIPKTGGVLVASNHLSFADPTTLTAFCLAAGRVPRYLAKASLWKLPVVNRVMRSGRHIPVYRGAATAAEAYRDLVGSVRAGECVAVFPEGTFSKDPGGWPMRGKTGIVRAALETGAPVIPVANWGTHHLLPSTAWFPRSIPRKTVELVAGPPVDLSDLRGRPLTREVLEEATARIMAAVTALLESIRGERRPFAA, from the coding sequence ATGGACCGCTGGACCGCCCTGGACATCGAGGGTGAGCTGCTCACCCGACGCCAGATGATCGCCTACGGCCGGCGCTTCGCCCGCGCCGGCCGGGGCGCCTGGTACAGCTTCGCGATCGAGGTCGTGTGGCAGTTCCTCGTCCAGACGACCCGCTTCCGGGTGCGCGGCTCACACCACATCCCGAAGACCGGGGGCGTCCTGGTGGCGTCGAACCACCTGTCGTTCGCCGACCCGACGACCTTGACGGCGTTCTGCCTGGCCGCCGGCCGCGTGCCGCGGTACCTGGCGAAGGCCTCGCTGTGGAAGCTGCCGGTGGTGAACCGCGTGATGCGCTCGGGGCGGCACATCCCGGTCTACCGCGGCGCGGCGACGGCGGCGGAGGCCTACCGCGACCTGGTCGGCTCCGTGCGGGCCGGCGAGTGCGTCGCGGTCTTCCCCGAAGGCACGTTCTCGAAGGACCCCGGCGGCTGGCCGATGCGCGGCAAGACCGGCATCGTGCGGGCGGCCCTGGAGACCGGCGCGCCGGTGATCCCGGTGGCCAACTGGGGGACCCACCATCTGCTGCCGTCGACGGCGTGGTTCCCCCGCAGCATCCCGCGCAAGACCGTCGAGCTGGTGGCGGGACCGCCGGTCGACCTGTCCGACCTGCGCGGCCGCCCGCTCACCCGCGAGGTGCTGGAGGAGGCGACGGCGCGGATCATGGCGGCGGTGACGGCGCTGCTGGAGTCGATCCGCGGCGAGCGGCGCCCGTTCGCCGCGTGA
- the lpdA gene encoding dihydrolipoyl dehydrogenase has translation MSAQHFDVVVLGAGVGGYVAAIRASQLGLSAAVVEEKYWGGVCLNVGCIPSKALLRNAELAHVVTQEAKAFGISSDSPIRVDYTAAYERSRKVADGRVKGVHFLMKKNKITEFDGHGTFVDDHTLEVNGSQVTFDHCIIATGATTRLLPGTSRSSRVVTYEEQILSSELPSSIIIAGAGAIGVEFAYVLHNYGVDVTIVEFLDRMVPLEDAEVSAELARRYRKLGIKVLTSTRVESIDESDSSVHVTVSSEKDGKQVLEADKVLQAIGFQPRVEGYGLEKTGVALTDRGAIAIDGRGRTNVPHLFAIGDVTAKLMLAHASESMGVVAAETIAGAETMELDFPMIPRATYCQPQIASFGWTEEQAREKGFDVQVAKFPFTANGKAQGLGDAGGFVKLISDRTHGELIGGHLIGPDVTELLPELTLAQQWDLTVHEVARNVHAHPTLGEAVKEAVHGLAGHMINL, from the coding sequence ATGAGTGCACAACACTTTGATGTCGTCGTGCTGGGGGCCGGAGTGGGCGGCTACGTCGCGGCGATCCGCGCGTCCCAGCTGGGGCTGAGCGCCGCGGTGGTCGAGGAGAAGTACTGGGGCGGCGTCTGCCTGAACGTCGGGTGCATCCCGTCGAAGGCACTGCTGCGCAACGCCGAGCTGGCGCACGTCGTGACGCAGGAGGCGAAGGCGTTCGGGATCTCGTCCGACAGCCCGATCCGCGTCGACTACACGGCCGCCTACGAGCGGAGCCGGAAGGTCGCCGACGGGCGCGTCAAAGGCGTGCACTTCCTCATGAAGAAGAACAAGATCACCGAGTTCGACGGGCACGGCACGTTCGTCGACGACCACACCCTCGAGGTCAACGGCTCGCAGGTGACCTTCGACCACTGCATCATCGCGACGGGCGCGACGACGCGGTTGCTGCCGGGCACGTCGCGCAGCTCGCGCGTGGTGACGTACGAAGAGCAGATCCTCTCGAGCGAGCTGCCCTCGAGCATCATCATCGCCGGTGCGGGCGCGATCGGCGTCGAGTTCGCCTACGTGCTGCACAACTACGGCGTCGACGTCACGATCGTCGAGTTCCTCGACCGGATGGTGCCCCTGGAGGACGCCGAGGTGTCGGCGGAGCTGGCACGCCGCTACCGCAAGCTCGGCATCAAGGTGCTGACGTCCACGCGGGTCGAGTCGATCGACGAGTCGGATTCTTCGGTGCACGTGACGGTGTCTTCGGAGAAGGACGGGAAGCAGGTCCTCGAGGCGGACAAGGTCCTGCAGGCGATCGGGTTCCAGCCGCGGGTCGAGGGCTACGGGCTGGAGAAGACCGGCGTCGCGCTGACCGACCGGGGCGCGATCGCGATCGACGGCCGCGGCCGCACGAACGTCCCGCACCTCTTCGCGATCGGGGACGTGACGGCGAAACTGATGCTGGCGCACGCGTCCGAATCGATGGGCGTGGTCGCGGCGGAGACGATCGCGGGCGCGGAGACGATGGAGCTCGACTTCCCGATGATCCCGCGCGCGACGTACTGCCAGCCCCAGATCGCCAGCTTCGGCTGGACGGAGGAGCAGGCGCGCGAGAAGGGCTTCGACGTCCAGGTGGCGAAGTTCCCGTTCACGGCCAACGGGAAGGCCCAGGGTCTCGGGGACGCCGGCGGGTTCGTGAAGCTGATCAGCGATCGCACGCACGGAGAGCTCATCGGCGGGCACCTGATCGGGCCGGACGTCACGGAGCTGCTGCCCGAGCTGACGCTGGCGCAGCAGTGGGATCTGACGGTGCACGAGGTCGCGCGGAACGTCCACGCCCACCCGACGCTGGGCGAAGCGGTGAAGGAAGCCGTCCACGGCCTCGCCGGGCACATGATCAACCTGTAG